The Arachis ipaensis cultivar K30076 chromosome B07, Araip1.1, whole genome shotgun sequence genome includes a window with the following:
- the LOC110265032 gene encoding uncharacterized protein LOC110265032, giving the protein MSPYFSLADGTRRQSSYLWDWKDNSFPLLDSAPSRLNPTFFGIEQYFAAKSLISSRGFEIDDFHGFGMVPLADLFNHKTEAEDVYFIASSNSVADDDVVDDNSNNDEGIFSGIKVIDDGLDSSVNEKTNDLESFSRTKAETHDAEGNVVPVSVQPQEVAEVQPNEISVLSENHQSEVNLGSHDTDAHEHFAKEPHGSQDAEMNNAGVNIEISEAENLCVAPGTGHESSSLNELFENNPVADKTNDLVDSIHTEMGIPSDQNLNISILEEGLAEDKVNNKSGVNAIEIAEHSMEVRIEVQTDGLEDNGLCAPLTAGPQEANEYPNNQAFFNGDLPTEENCNKNEDKIAHDKDTLSGCIVGENTEVDRPEFALLVSDEKEGYLNDTEHPLYQEDGVQSTMWPETSAIKSPFVDHNEENVMIPDDTGLLLNLLHYKSNNQVHIKWLPSFEDFERLIGMGQQSKDQFDQRVLRWRLLLDRLQLHEFLWTLYDNPAL; this is encoded by the exons ATGTCACCCTATTTTAGTCTT GCAGACGGTACAAGAAGACAAAGCTCTTATCTGTGGGATTGGAAAGATAATAGTTTTCCCCTATTGGATTCAGCGCCTTCAAGGCTTAACCCAACATTTTTTGGTATAGAACAATACTTTGCTGCAAAAAGTCTTATTTCTTCACGGGGTTTCGAGATAGATGATTTCCATGGTTTTGGTATGGTTCCCCTGGCAGACCT ATTCAATCATAAAACAGAGGCCGAGGATGTGTATTTCATCGCCTCATCTAATTCTGTAGCTGATGATGATGTCGTTGATGATAATAGTAACAATGATGAGGGTATTTTCTCTGGTATCAAGGTGATTGATGATGGTTTGGATAGTTCTGTCAATGAAAAAACAAACGATCTGGAGTCCTTTTCTAGAACAAAGGCCGAAACTCATGACGCAGAAGGAAATGTTGTTCCTGTGAGTGTCCAACCCCAAGAAGTAGCAGAAGTGCAGCCTAATGAGATCTCTGTTTTGTCTGAGAACCACCAATCTGAAGTTAACTTGGGATCTCATGATACTGATGCTCATGAACATTTTGCAAAGGAGCCTCATGGTTCTCAGGATGCTGAAATGAATAATGCCGGAGTAAATATTGAGATCTCTGAAGCCGAAAACTTATGTGTTGCCCCTGGAACTGGGCATGAATCTTCATCCTTAAATGAACTTTTTGAAAACAACCCTGTTGCGGATAAAACCAATGATCTTGTTGATTCTATCCATACAGAGATGGGCATCCCATCTGATCAAAATTTGAATATATCTATTCTAGAGGAAGGGCTTGCTGAGGATAAAGTCAATAATAAAAGTGGGGTAAATGCTATTGAAATTGCAGAACATAGTATGGAAGTTAGAATAGAAGTTCAAACAGATGGATTGGAAGACAATGGTTTATGTGCACCCTTGACTGCTGGTCCTCAGGAAGCCAATGAATATCCTAATAATCAGGCTTTCTTTAATGGAGACCTACCTACAGAAGAAAATTGTAATAAAAATGAGGATAAGATTGCCCATGACAAGGACACACTGTCTGGTTGTATAGTTGGTGAAAATACTGAAGTAGATCGTCCAGAGTTTGCACTGCTTGTTTCAGATGAGAAAGAGGGTTATTTGAATGATACAGAACATCCACTCTATCAAGAAGATGGAGTACAAAGTACAATGTGGCCCGAGACGTCAGCTATTAAGAGTCCTTTTGTAGATCACAATGAA GAAAATGTCATGATTCCTGATGACACAGGTTTGCTTCTCAATCTTCTTCATT ACAAGTCAAACAATCAGGTTCATATCAAGTGGCTGCCATCATTCGAGGACTTTGAGAG GTTAATAGGTATGGGCCAACAGAGTAAGGATCAGTTTGACCAAAGAGTCCTCCGATGGCGTCTTTTATTGGATCGGTTGCAATTGCATGAG TTCTTGTGGACACTGTACGATAACCCAGCCTTGTAG